Genomic DNA from Oryza sativa Japonica Group chromosome 5, ASM3414082v1:
CGACCTGCTGAAACTCAACAATAATCTGAAATCGGTGAGCTTCTTCTGAAGGCCACATCTTTTGTTTGATTTACTCAGAATTGCGTTAAATAGAGATGCATTCATGTAGGCTATACATTTCTTACTCAATAGTTTCTCTTTCTGTGAATTCGTCTGATACATTATCATGGTTGAAATGAGTTaagtctagtttttttttttcttcgaatGCGCAAGAGCCTTGCATGCCGATATATtagcagaagaaaaaactttTACAACTGTGACCCGCTGAGCGGTCATGGGGAGAGTCAAGTCTACTTAAGATTTAAGAATCTAATCAGGAAGAAGCTATGATCAGAGTTAACTCATTTCGATTCTTAAACTGGCAGAACCAGCATCTTGATAGCTAGTAAATACTTGGCACTTGCGCCTTATATACCAAAGCCGCTCACAGACTATAGTTCGATCAGTTCAGTATCATGAGTAACAACTTAAGCTACTATGCTTGGTTCATTTAGTTGTAAGGAAAATATGTCAAAACTCTGAAAGGAAAGAAGTAGCATCATTTTCGATTAGCACATGTACTTATGAAGTTGACTGCTGAATGCACGAGAATATAGAGAAGTACCGTACAGTTGCCTCCCGTGCATCCCCTAGAAACCATCCTACAGTCTTTATTTGCTGGCCCCATGTTTTGATGACTTGGACTTAGCATCACCAGGAGTACGCGGACAGATTTTTCTGGCTCTTATTTCCTATATCTGTAGGCTCCATAATACTTTTGAATGGCTCGCGTGTTGTTGAATTGCTAGTTTGCTACTAGTCTTCCTACTCCGACCaaaatatacatattttttgtgGTTCTGCACAACACACGATTCTCCCTCAAAAACTACAACAGTTTCTTGTTTGTACTCCATCCACAGATCATCATTTTTTTGTATAATTAAGAGAGCATACTTCAGAGCATTACATATTGAATACATATATCTTCACTAATTTGCTTCATATAGTGTGTGAGCACTTGAGTAGAGAAAAATTTGCTAGGCTAGTTCTTTGTGTTTTTCCTACCTACCAGGCTACCGCAGCAACTAGCTGACATAATTTTAATAGCTTGTTGGTGCAGAAAATCCAGTTTTAGTTTCTGCGGCAGAACAAATTTTCGGTGCTGGTGGAAAAAGGTTAAGACCAGCATTAGTTTTTCTGGTGTCCAGAGCAACTGCTGAATTAGCTGGTTTGTTGTAAGTTACTCGTGTTGCAGCTCTACTACTTATAATTAGGTGTTTTGCAATTATGCACTcaatccttttgttttttttgcaattCAGGGAGCTTACTACAGAGCATCAACGCCTGGCAGAGATCATAGAGATGATTCACACAGCAAGTTTAATACATGATGATGTCATAGATGATAGTGGCATGAGGAGAGGTACATATCATTCTATTACAAACAAGTCGCTGTCAATAAATATCGCTGTTTCTTTCCTTTTCATTTTGGTTCATAGCCTCTTAGAAACAATTTATACATATTCTTTATGCCTGGCAGAATGTGTGGGTTTCTTTTGCTTTTTGCCTTTTTGGGTGGTTCATGTACTTTGGACATTGGTAAGAACCAATTGACCAATTTATTCTGAAACGCATCTGATTATATTCAGGGAAAGAAACTATTCATCAGCTATATGGAACACGGGTGGCCGTACTTGCTGGTGATTTTATGTTTGCACAATCTTCTTGGTTCCTAGCGAACTTAGAAAACATCGAAGTTATTAAGCTCATCAGCCAGGTAATGAATGAAGAGCAAACTTCCATCTCTTCATTAAGACTGTGCTCCTGCATTGTTTGCTTATAGATGATGTGTTCACAGGTGATCAAGGACTTTGCCAGTGGTGAGATAAAACAAGCATCTACTCTTTTTGACTGCGACGTCACCCTTGATGATTACTTGCTCAAGAGCTATTATAAAACCGCTTCGTTGCTCGCCTCAAGCACAAGATCTGCTGCAATATTCAGTGGTGTAAGCACCACTATATGCGAACAAATGTATGAATACGGCAGGAATCTCGGGCTCTCGTTCCAGGTAGTAGATGATATTCTTGACTTTACCCAATCAGCTGAGCAACTTGGGAAACCAGCAGGGAGTGACTTAGCAAAGGGAAACCTGACAGCTCCAGTCATATTCGCTTTGCAAGATGAACCCAAACTAAGGGAGATAATCGATTCTGAGTTCAGTGAAAGTGATTCATTGGCTACTGCAATCGACTTGGTTCACAGAAGTGGTGGAATAAGAAGGGCGCAGGAGCTTGCAAAGGAGAAAGGTGACTTGGCTCTCCAAAATTTGCAGTGCCTTCCCAAGAGCCAGTTCAGAAGTACCCTTGAGAACGTGGTGAAATATAATCTTCAGAGGATTGACTGATGGATTCACTTGATTCCTCTGAATCACTTGATTTCTCTGAATATAAGATGCTCGCACCCATGTGGGTTAGTAGCTCCCAAAGAAGTTCATCTTGCTAGAATAATGTCGATCTTGGGAAGATGATTACAAGCAGCAACTTTTTGTTGTGGATCCACCACCAACATGTATCATAGCATCCTATTTTGCAGTTTATGTAACTACAAGGCAGATAAAGGAACTAAGGAAGCATAGTGTATATTTCATAGTAGTTTCAGCTTCTTGATACACGAAATagtatttttttcccctcccctTTCTGCCATTTCATTTGTCATTGGAGAACGACTATGAATTAATTAACATGATTATACTTTATAGCCAGCACACTGCGAGTCACATGGGCACCTATCGATTATTGGAAAACAGCATTTAGATTCTGGAATAACGTGATACTGCTACGAGATTCCATCATGTCTCCGTCTGTGCACTTGAATGGTACTGTAAGCCTGTAATCAGTGATCGCTATCACTAATTTTCAGAGCATGGACAGTGTCCTGGAACAACTTGTGATGACGCTAGTCAATGGACACATCTAATGCGATATGAATAGCGAGATGGACATTGTAACGCACAGAAACTCTCCCATCATGCAGGAGTTCACTACTAGTGTCAAAGCATGTTTTACTTGTTAATTAATTGTGGCAGAGGAGGCACCGTGTGTGTCGGTGCGTGCCGTAAGATCGATGGACGCGTCTCCTGTAATCCTAACATGTGATGTGGAGCTGTCGCTTTGTAGTACATCTTATTAAAAGATTAGGCTGCTTGATGCAGGAAGGAAGGTGATGTTTTTTTGGCAGGTAGGCAATGAAGAACAATTTTCTTTTACATTACAAAAGGCTACAGTCTGATTGCAAAAGGCAAGCTGTGACTTCAAGGCAAACTGGTTAGTTCACATCTCAATTCCGTCAGAAAATGCCTGCCACCTAAACCACACAGTCCCCGTGCTAAAAGGCACACATTACCAACCTGACCTACATCCATCACCAGATTAACAAAAACCAATACTGCTGGACTGCTGGTTACTACCATAACAAAAGGaaaatgaggaaaaaaatgaaatctaGATGGTTGGTCCATTAAGTTCATAGAAAGTTACCTTTGAGTTCCCAGATGACTACTCACCCTTAATGATGTTGAGAAATATTTGATACGAAAAGGTGACAAAGTCACACCGATTAATTATCAAATAAGAGTCATTCTTAGAGATCTCTCGAATTATACataaatttcttttttaaatgaTATTATAGTATAAGATTCTTCAATTCTAAATATATACGGCTCAAGATCCGAGCACGTGAAGCTCCATCTCTACATGCTCATGAGCATCCCGTACTATTCCCATACTATTTAAGTTATGGTTTTCTCTCTCAAAAAATATGGGTGGAAACGAGACGGATATTTTTCACCCGTCCGCCAATCTGAGGCTCATGAAAAATATATAGGAGAGAAAATAAATATCGGTTACTATTCGTGTTCGGATTCAAACCCACTAAAAATATGAGTTAGAATATAGAAAGAGTTGTATCCATCTGTATGTCTCTGATTATCAAACATGTTAATGAAAAGATTAATTAATGATTATTTTATGGGCTCACAAATAATATTACACATTTtttccttatatatatatatatatatatatatatatatatatatattattgaacTTTTTTTAACACTTTAATTGAATTGTATCCCTTACTTTGATATTTATTTATGGATTAGGGACACAACTAGATATCCGTTTTGAATCTAATTCTgagaaagaaaaattttggtacATGATGAGTGATATATTGTCGGCACTAGCTGCACCCGCACCCGGGTCTGACTTGGAAGAAAAATACGAAATATGATACATGAATAATATGTTTTTACTGTACTCCACCCAATTTcacacttaaaaaaaaagtaaaaaaaactgtAATAAAAGGAGGGTGTGGGAGGTTGATACGTTCCAAAGAAGGATGGCCGTCAAGATGCGGATCGGACGGCGAAGAGCAATCCAGCAGGGTATTGCTGAGGTCCGCATCCCACCCGCCGCATGTGGCCCGGAGCGCACATACAAAACCATCCTTGCAGTATTTGATTTACGGCACCACGAATCCACACACACCATCTCTCGCGAAATTAATCCGCTCCCCTCCTTTTGATTTCGAGCCTTTCCCCCCgttactcctctcctcctcttcctctttccccttcctctctctcgtgCTCCTCTCAGGCGGACGCCGCGAGATCGGGaggaggcggacgcggcgggagAGGCCAtcggccatcgccatcgccttcACCATCACCGACCgcgcgccggcagcggcggtgctcgcgactcgcgcggtgtgGATTTGTGGGGGGCAGGGGGGATTCGAGTGGCGGCGCGTTTGGGGTTGTCGCGAGGCGGATTCGAGGGGGGCGCTGTGGGAGTTGGTCTGGGGGGAGAGATCTGTAAGGGAGCGGAATGCAGCAGGAGCAGCGGAAGAAGGTGGGTTTCCCGGGTTCCGGCGATCTCTCGCCCCTCTTCCCCCCTCGTGTTTCTCTGTGTAGCTCTCTGGAACGTATATGGGTGCCCGTTGATGTTGGTGCGATGCGCGAATCGCCTCGGTGTCCTTCGATGTTTTTGTCTTGTTATTTTGTTCTTTATAAGTTGTGGATTGTCTAATGGCGTTCTGGTGTTGCTGTTCATTTCAGTTCTAGCGCGCGATTTGCAAATAGGCTAGTTTTTTAACTCCCCATCGCCATTTTTACATAAActtttttgagattttttttttacttttttttacatgttcTAATGGATTTAGTTATTGCGTTGTTCATCATGGACGAAATGTGCGATCCAGCTAGCAATCTGGAGTATGTGGTTGAAAAGGCCAAATGCGATGTGCACCGAACGGTGAGTTACGAACAGCTCATCCTTCACATGCCAAAGTTGACCATTACCGTGTCGCTGCGAGATGCTTCTGCGCCGAACTAAACAACGCCGCATGCTGCTGCTTTGCCCTGTCGGTGGGAAAAAGCTTTTCCCTTACCTCGTGTACTCGTGTGGGGCTCCCGGCTTCGGTAATGCCCACAAGCAAACCCATCTCGGTGGTAAAACGAAAACAACAGTTCGTTGCTGTGTCCATGATTTAATGCTGGTGGAAGATGGAAGCTTCTCAATGTTCGGTTTCGAATTGCAATAATTTTGTGACCTCAACAATATGGTGCCGTTTTTTTTATGAGATTGATTATATGAAGTTCATTGCAATCTTCAGTGATGGGCTGTTGATTCGGTGTgtgaaatttcttttttttttcagagctcTGCGGAGGAGTTTTTTACAGAGTATGGTGATGCGAACCGGTACAGGATCCAAGAAGTCATTGGTAAGGGAAGCTATGGGGTTGTGTGCTCTGCCATTGATTTGCACACTAGACAGAAGGTGGCGATCAAGAAGGTGCACAATATTTTTGAGCATGTCTCGGATGCTGCGCGTATTCTCCGTGAGATCAAGCTTCTGAGACTCCTAAGGCATCCGGACATTGTTGAGATCAAGCACATTATGCTACCTCCGTCAAGAAGGGACTTCAAAGATATTTATGTTGTTTTTGAGCTTATGGAATCTGATCTCCACCAAGTTATAAAGGCTAATGATGACTTAACAAAAGAGCACTACCAATTTTTCCTTTATCAATTACTCCGGGCCCTCAAATACATTCATACTGGTAGGAAACATTAACTCCTTCAGCTCTAGTTCCATTTCCCCCTTTTAGATAGTGTGCATCTGTAGTCTGTATATTAGTTACCCCCTTTGATCTCATTTCACAATGCAGCATTCTGTGGTTAGTCTTATATGTATTGCATATTCATTGCATAGAGGGAAGTCACCTACTCATCATGCCCTTCAACCACTCTCCCCATGTGTTTGTGCTTCAGTATAATTATAAAAGAAAGTGAAGTAATGGGGTAGTTATGGCTTCCTCGGTGACCATGTCTAGATAATCTACAGTGAATGTGAGAATATTTTTATTTACCAAAGGTTGCTTGGAGTGCAGTCAATCAAATGCAGATAATAAATCACCATATTTTTGCAAACCAATTTAGCAGCAGGGGCTTTCCCCTTTATGATGTAAAACCAAGTTAACCAATGGGTTTGTGTATGATTTCTGTAGATTATAATTTTACCTATTATTAATCTGGTTCCTTGCTTTGTGCTAGCTGGTCCAACCATGATACCTGTTACTATCCCTCTATATTTTAATATGTCCACTTAACATATCCATTTACATATCAGTCTGCGTCCTTTTAGTTTGTTCAAACTAGTAGCTTTCTTTTAGCCCACACGCCTTCTAAAATTACCATGAAAGTAAATTATACTTAATTGTAACAGTCAAGGTATAAGACCTGACTGTAAGTTCATGGAAGCTTTGTGACTTATTTAGCACTCTTGTCATTTTCCTCATTACATTTATGTAGTATCTACTCTGATAAGGACACAGTCTGATTGCTTGAGGGGATTCTTGTCCAATAATTGTCATAGGTATTGACTTGCCACTGGCCACTGCTAAAAACACATCAACCATGCCCTGTTGTTTTTCTACCTTATTGACACCCTGTGTAAAATCTTATGACTCAATTGCAtattattcttttatttttctattgcCATAATGTGTGCTAACACTGAGTTTATATAACTGTAGCTAGTGTTTATCACCGTGATCTGAAGCCCAAGAACATTTTAGCAAATTCTAACTGCAAACTGAAAATATGTGATTTCGGACTAGCACGAGTTGCATTCAATGATACCCCAACAACTGTCTTCTGGACGGTATGTTAGTACGAAGCACAAACCCAACACCAACTGATTTGGTTGAAGTACCAccatgatttatggacataaCACGTATGCTCTGCAGGATTATGTAGCAACAAGATGGTACAGGGCTCCAGAGCTCTGTGGATCCTTCTTCTCAAAGGTGAGCTTTGCAGTTCATGCATATGTTTATCCTGACAGAAATACAATGTGCTTGTTAGACTTGACGATGTCATATTATGTTTTATTTGGTATTTTCTCttttatatgtttttataaaGCATATACAATTCATCTTTGTGTTTCTTTGATACTGTTTATCCATTTTTGCTAGATTTATATCCGTTCAATCTTGTTCTGATATCATTTTTTTGTTCTGTTTTGTATTTTAATTCAAGGACTTATTATTATTTCCCATCAATTCCATGTTTTACGCAAATATGGACCAATATCCTGCTGAATAGCAACGTTTACAACAATTCAGATtactgtaaaaaaaaagcaacttaGAACAGTAcaagcttttttaaaaaaaattcacatgcCTGGTGAACTAATGTGCTGCTTTTATGCTTATCATAATTTTTCAAGGGTGTGGTTATATGCAGCATCTTAATGTGTTTTGCATTATCATTTCACTGCAGTATACACCAGCTATTGACATTTGGAGCATTGGGTGCATCTTTGCTGAGGTGTTGACAGGGAAGCCTTTGTTTCCTGGTAAAAATGTTGTCCATCAGTTAGACTTGATGACTGATCTTCTAGGAACACCTTCCATGGATACAATTTCCCGGGTATGATAATACTGTTAGGTAAAAGTTTTTTGTAGGTCCTCCTGGGAGGAGACTTCAGTGACCCCCAACATTTGTCTTATTGTTCTCTTCCTTTCCAGGTTCGGAATGAGAAAGCAAGACGGTACTTGAGCAGCATGAGAAAGAAAGATCCAGTCCCCTTCTCTCAAAAGTTTCCTAATGCAGATCCTTTGGCACTAAAACTCTTGCAACGGTTATTAGCCTTTGATCCAAAGGACCGTCCAACTGCTGAAGAGGTAACTGTTTGGTGTCTTTTGTCACTGTGATAAACTGATATGTCAATTTCTTTTATATGTTAAGATTTTGCTTGCAACTTTAGTTTGGTATGTGAAGTATTTTGTATTGTTGTGGCATTCTCCTGATACTTAAAACTTGTCAGGCATTGACTGATCCATACTTTAAAGGCCTTTCCAAGATTGATAGAGAACCATCATGCCAGCCAATCAGAAAACTGGAGTTTGAATTTGAGCAGAAAAAATTGTCTAAGGAAGATATAAGGGAGCTGATATTCCAGGAGATATTGGAATATCATCCACAATTGCAGAAGAACTACAGAaatggaagagagagagcaaccTTTCTCTACCCAAGGTTTTAGCTTTTCTGTATTTGCACACGTATGGTGCTTTTGCACATGCATGTACCATGTATTTATACGTTTCTTTTACTGTATCAAGTCTCATTGACGGTGATAACTTGTCGTCATGATTATACAGTGCGGTTGATCAGTTTAAGAAGCAGTTCTCTAATCTTGAAGAAAGCAATGGAAGTGGCTCAGCAATTCCAATGGAAAGAAAACATGCATCGCTTCCTAGGTAATATGGCATCAAATTCTGatctcgtgttttttttttttgaggcgTGCTTTGAAGGTCATCTTAAGATTTCTCAATATCAAGGCAACCTTGGTGCCAAATGATGAAAGAAACATCTAGATCAGGCCAGGGGTTCCTTGTCCAGATGGCAAACTGGGTTATATAAAACTTTGGACTGAAGTAACTGGGGCTCACATGAGTTCAAAGAAAACAGCTGCTTTATTCCTGAAGTGTGTCAAAATCTTGTGCATGGTCTTGCACCAAGCACAGGGATGGAGATTTCTCTAGGAATTTGTGGTTCTGTCAATGTTGTAGAGTTGGCGCATATAACTGCTATCTAGATGGCCAAATTCTCCGTTTGACTTGGTATATGATATGATGAAGAAAGGAACTCGCACGTTAGTTAGAGTCATGTTACAAAAGAATTTTGCAGTCTAGATATTTTGACATTAGACGAGAATTGATTAGCATGCATTCATAATGTTATACCCTTTGATTTAGTTAAACCTTGAGTTTTTTTGCTAATCTACAACTACATTTTGTAAGGTCTACTACTGTTCACTCTACTCCAATTCCTCCCAAGGAACAACCTCTTGCGGCCTCATTGAAGAGCAGCAGGCCTGTCTCTGATGAACCTTGTAAAAACCCCTGGGTCATGGGAGGATTTTCTGGAAATATTCCCACTTCTTCTCAGGTTTCACAAGTGGCAAAACCAGGTGCACTTgtgtttcatttattaatacTAGTATATCTACATGTTCTGTTTATATTTCTAATATATTTCCTTCTTAACAGTGGCACCAGGGAGACCTGTTGGGTCAGTATTTCCTTATGAGACTGGAAGCACCAATGATCCTTATGGTCCAAGGGGACCAGTGATGAGTTCAGGGTATCCTCCCCAGCAACAAATCTCACAAGCATATGGTTATCATCAAGTGCCTGCAAGGATGAACTGTGTTGAACAATCACAAGCCATGGATGCTTATAAAATGCATTCACAGTCACAGACGCAGGCCTATGCTTATCCGAACAGCAAAGTCACGGCTGATGTTGCTCTGGACATGAGAGGATCCACGTTCCATCATTCAGCAGGATCAAAGAACGGCTCGTTAGATAGAATGGTAACACAGACTGACATATACACAAGATCTCTTAACGGTATTGTTGCTGCCGCGACTTCGGCAGGCGTTGGTACTAACAGAAAGGTTGGTGCTGTACCCATCAGCACCTCAAGGATGTATTAGTAGTGGCTAACAGCCTAAATTGATTGGCATATATTGGATTTCGTTGCTGGATTGGCTCCTAATTATTTACCAGCCACCAGTAATAAACGGAGAAGTTTGCCTGGAAGATGGTCAGATGGATGAGGACGACTATTAGAGGTGATTCAGTTTGACCTCTTCCACTTGTTGTTTCACCTGATCAGCTAGGTACAATTGTCTTTCTTCTCTGTGCACCAGACAAACAACAGAGATGTACCCAGCGACATACTCTTTCTTGCTAAATTACAAATACTACATCACACAGGTCAGCAGAAATTTCACTCTTCCACCTTGCTACTTGTAGTTATTACTAGTAGAGACTAGAACAACAGAGATGTTTACGCGCAAAGCAAGTACGTTCTCCTCACAGCTGAAGACATCTGGCTTCAATGTTTACAGCACGTGACGCCGTGATTTGGGACGACTACTTTTTGACAAGTCGATGATAATTGAAGTCTATGCGTTTGAAACGTCTGTTCAAGGTATGCTTCCGAGAATTTCTACCGGAGCATACTTACGTacacaattttttaattaagacCACCAAATGCCAACCTATTTAAGGCTCTCCGAATGCCTCCATTTCCCAAGCACACCGGCTCGATCAGCTGTCAACACTAATCGAAACCTCCTTGCaaaattgcaaatttgcaatacATCACTCAGCCGATAAGCCACGTTGAGCCCGCGACAGCCGACGCGGGCGCGCCATGGCAGTGGCACCTCCTTCGCCGCTGTCCCTCGTCTTCGTCGTCCTCGCGGCCGTCTCGCTCTCGGCCTCGGCGGCCGCCGCACCGGCGTCGGTATTGCCCAGAGGAGCCATCCCGACCAAGTCGGGCTACCTCCCCATCCCGCCGGCAAACGCTTCGCTCTACTTCGCCTTCTACGAGGCCACCGAGCCGGTGACACCGCCCGCCACCACGCCGCTTCTCGTCTGGCTGGAGGGCGGCCCCGGCTGCTCCGGCTTCCTCAGCAACTTCCTCCAGATCGGCCCTTACCTTCTCGCCGGCGGCTCACTGTCTCCCAACCCCTTCGCGTGGAACCGCCGCTTTGGTCTCCTCTTCATCGACAGCCCGCTCGGCACCGGCTTCAGCGTCGCGCCTTCCCCCGCCGCCATCCCCACCAACCAGTCCGTCGTCGCCGACCAcgtcctcgccgcgctccaGTCCTTGTACTCCCTCGAGCCGAGCTTCCGTGCCCGCCCTCTGTACCTCACCGGCGAGAGCTACGCCGGCAAGACCATCCCCGCGGCCGGCGCGCTCATAGTAGCAACAAACCCGACGttgccggagaagaagaggattaACCTGCGCGGCGTGGCCATCGGCAACGGGATGACGCACCCGGTCACGCAGGTGACCACGCACGCGGACATCGCCTACTTCATGGGCCTGATCAACGGGAAGCAGAAGCGGG
This window encodes:
- the LOC125078106 gene encoding mitogen-activated protein kinase 9 isoform 2 (isoform 2 is encoded by transcript variant 2) — protein: MLPPSRRDFKDIYVVFELMESDLHQVIKANDDLTKEHYQFFLYQLLRALKYIHTASVYHRDLKPKNILANSNCKLKICDFGLARVAFNDTPTTVFWTDYVATRWYRAPELCGSFFSKYTPAIDIWSIGCIFAEVLTGKPLFPGKNVVHQLDLMTDLLGTPSMDTISRVRNEKARRYLSSMRKKDPVPFSQKFPNADPLALKLLQRLLAFDPKDRPTAEEALTDPYFKGLSKIDREPSCQPIRKLEFEFEQKKLSKEDIRELIFQEILEYHPQLQKNYRNGRERATFLYPSAVDQFKKQFSNLEESNGSGSAIPMERKHASLPRSTTVHSTPIPPKEQPLAASLKSSRPVSDEPCKNPWVMGGFSGNIPTSSQVSQVAKPVAPGRPVGSVFPYETGSTNDPYGPRGPVMSSGYPPQQQISQAYGYHQVPARMNCVEQSQAMDAYKMHSQSQTQAYAYPNSKVTADVALDMRGSTFHHSAGSKNGSLDRMVTQTDIYTRSLNGIVAAATSAGVGTNRKVGAVPISTSRMY
- the LOC125078106 gene encoding mitogen-activated protein kinase 9 isoform 1 (isoform 1 is encoded by transcript variant 1); its protein translation is MQQEQRKKSSAEEFFTEYGDANRYRIQEVIGKGSYGVVCSAIDLHTRQKVAIKKVHNIFEHVSDAARILREIKLLRLLRHPDIVEIKHIMLPPSRRDFKDIYVVFELMESDLHQVIKANDDLTKEHYQFFLYQLLRALKYIHTASVYHRDLKPKNILANSNCKLKICDFGLARVAFNDTPTTVFWTDYVATRWYRAPELCGSFFSKYTPAIDIWSIGCIFAEVLTGKPLFPGKNVVHQLDLMTDLLGTPSMDTISRVRNEKARRYLSSMRKKDPVPFSQKFPNADPLALKLLQRLLAFDPKDRPTAEEALTDPYFKGLSKIDREPSCQPIRKLEFEFEQKKLSKEDIRELIFQEILEYHPQLQKNYRNGRERATFLYPSAVDQFKKQFSNLEESNGSGSAIPMERKHASLPRSTTVHSTPIPPKEQPLAASLKSSRPVSDEPCKNPWVMGGFSGNIPTSSQVSQVAKPVAPGRPVGSVFPYETGSTNDPYGPRGPVMSSGYPPQQQISQAYGYHQVPARMNCVEQSQAMDAYKMHSQSQTQAYAYPNSKVTADVALDMRGSTFHHSAGSKNGSLDRMVTQTDIYTRSLNGIVAAATSAGVGTNRKVGAVPISTSRMY
- the LOC9267741 gene encoding solanesyl-diphosphate synthase 2, chloroplastic, producing the protein MLSVSCPRVYMSRKALDFGQLASCRCRWAGRSGMRVAPRRRMPCVCFVASPSQPGLAAVDVPAEAISSARTTTMIPERISVSSLLEVVSDDLLKLNNNLKSLVGAENPVLVSAAEQIFGAGGKRLRPALVFLVSRATAELAGLLELTTEHQRLAEIIEMIHTASLIHDDVIDDSGMRRGKETIHQLYGTRVAVLAGDFMFAQSSWFLANLENIEVIKLISQVIKDFASGEIKQASTLFDCDVTLDDYLLKSYYKTASLLASSTRSAAIFSGVSTTICEQMYEYGRNLGLSFQVVDDILDFTQSAEQLGKPAGSDLAKGNLTAPVIFALQDEPKLREIIDSEFSESDSLATAIDLVHRSGGIRRAQELAKEKGDLALQNLQCLPKSQFRSTLENVVKYNLQRID
- the LOC4339736 gene encoding serine carboxypeptidase-like 50, which encodes MAVAPPSPLSLVFVVLAAVSLSASAAAAPASVLPRGAIPTKSGYLPIPPANASLYFAFYEATEPVTPPATTPLLVWLEGGPGCSGFLSNFLQIGPYLLAGGSLSPNPFAWNRRFGLLFIDSPLGTGFSVAPSPAAIPTNQSVVADHVLAALQSLYSLEPSFRARPLYLTGESYAGKTIPAAGALIVATNPTLPEKKRINLRGVAIGNGMTHPVTQVTTHADIAYFMGLINGKQKREVEAMQARAVELIKAERWSEAYVAREGLLKWMENASGVPSLFDVEVTTSLEAEAAALAPLLNGAEAKAALGARGDAEWKMCSAAVGAAQHKDVMKSVKPEVEALLRRGTTPTRVLLYGGIRDVKDGPVSTEAWVRELEWDGLAAFQDADRAVWRHRGGELAGSVQRHGALVNVAVYGAGHFVPFSQGRAAQEMIEDWVFGKGLFGASGGKA
- the LOC125078106 gene encoding mitogen-activated protein kinase 9 isoform X1; protein product: MSSAEEFFTEYGDANRYRIQEVIGKGSYGVVCSAIDLHTRQKVAIKKVHNIFEHVSDAARILREIKLLRLLRHPDIVEIKHIMLPPSRRDFKDIYVVFELMESDLHQVIKANDDLTKEHYQFFLYQLLRALKYIHTASVYHRDLKPKNILANSNCKLKICDFGLARVAFNDTPTTVFWTDYVATRWYRAPELCGSFFSKYTPAIDIWSIGCIFAEVLTGKPLFPGKNVVHQLDLMTDLLGTPSMDTISRVRNEKARRYLSSMRKKDPVPFSQKFPNADPLALKLLQRLLAFDPKDRPTAEEALTDPYFKGLSKIDREPSCQPIRKLEFEFEQKKLSKEDIRELIFQEILEYHPQLQKNYRNGRERATFLYPSAVDQFKKQFSNLEESNGSGSAIPMERKHASLPRSTTVHSTPIPPKEQPLAASLKSSRPVSDEPCKNPWVMGGFSGNIPTSSQVSQVAKPVAPGRPVGSVFPYETGSTNDPYGPRGPVMSSGYPPQQQISQAYGYHQVPARMNCVEQSQAMDAYKMHSQSQTQAYAYPNSKVTADVALDMRGSTFHHSAGSKNGSLDRMVTQTDIYTRSLNGIVAAATSAGVGTNRKVGAVPISTSRMY